The Micromonospora siamensis genome contains the following window.
GCCCGCCCTGCTGGTCCTGCTCACCGCCGTCGTCGCCCTGGCGGTGGTCGCCGCCCGGGGACCCTGGCGGGTCGCCCGTAACGCCGTCACCATCGCGCACGAGGGCGGGCACGCCCTGGTGGCGGTGCTGACCGGCCGCCGGCTGCACGGCATCCGGCTGCACTCGGACACCTCCGGGCTGACCCTCTCCGCCGGCCGGCCCAGCGGGCCCGGGATGATCCTCACCCTGCTCGCCGGCTACGTCGCCCCGTCGCTGGTCGGCCTGGCCGGCGCCTGGCTGCTCGGCGGCAACCGGATCACCCTGCTGCTCTGGGTGGCCGTGGTGCTGCTCCTGGTCATGCTGGTGATGATCCGCAACGTGTACGGGGTGCTCTCCCTGCTGGTCACCGGCGGCGTCGTGCTCGCCGTCTCCTGGTACGCCACCCCGCAGGTGCAGGCCGCCTTCGCCTGGACCGGCGTGTGGTTCCTGCTGTTCGGCGGGATCCGGCCGGTGTTCGAGCTGCGCCGCCAGCGCAGCCGGGGTCGGATGCCGGCCTCCGACGCCGACCAGCTCGCCGGGCTCACCCCGTTCCCGGCCCTGTTCTGGGTCGGCGTGTTCCTGGTGGTCAACCTGACCGCCCTGGTGGTCGGCGCGCTGCTGCTCGCCGGTGACCTGCTCACCGAGGCCGGCCTGCGGTTCTGACCACGCCCGCCACCGGCCCGCCGGGCCACGACCGGACCTGACCAGGACCGGGCCTGACCTGACCACCCGAGGCTGACCACGCCGAGCCGCGACCGGCTCGAGAAAAGCCGGGTCGTCGGGCAACCTGCGGCCCGGCCGCAGACGTGTCCCCTGCGACAACGCAGGAGGTGTCAGGATGCCGGACGTCGACGGGTACGACGAGTTCTACCGGGGCAGCCGGCAACGGCTGCTCGGGTTCGTCTACGTCCTCACCGGCAACCTGGCCGAAGCCCAGGACGCCGTGCAGGAGGCGTACATCCGGGCCTGGCAGCGCTGG
Protein-coding sequences here:
- a CDS encoding M50 family metallopeptidase, with amino-acid sequence MFSFDGLGTLWDKLFSAQPDPPALLVLLTAVVALAVVAARGPWRVARNAVTIAHEGGHALVAVLTGRRLHGIRLHSDTSGLTLSAGRPSGPGMILTLLAGYVAPSLVGLAGAWLLGGNRITLLLWVAVVLLLVMLVMIRNVYGVLSLLVTGGVVLAVSWYATPQVQAAFAWTGVWFLLFGGIRPVFELRRQRSRGRMPASDADQLAGLTPFPALFWVGVFLVVNLTALVVGALLLAGDLLTEAGLRF